In Torulaspora globosa chromosome 1, complete sequence, a genomic segment contains:
- the HST3 gene encoding NAD-dependent histone deacetylase HST3 (ancestral locus Anc_5.612), which translates to MSVQERDPVQNIMSSVARPVGTSSNEYHGCEQTPSPKASRSPSSLELLQQELRTERLTAICELNTENKTLQQINRLLNRSRRIIMLTGAGISCNAGIPDFRSSSGLYDLVKKQFPELPLMSGQEMFDISLFRDELKISAFATFMERLYSSVQMARPTKTHKFIAHLKDRNKLLRCYTQNIDGLEEDLGLAMSKSDKDGIAIAGFNSRWKNYDVVQLHGDLKSLACTRCFHVFEWSRYWCRSFRRGELPTCPTCEEESFKRVQQGKRQSGVVGFLRPNVVLYGENHPGCEFIAQGLNLDVQRGRPDFFIVMGTSLRVDGVKRLVRQISRQVHERGGIVILINKTTIGDSSWNGVIDYQILCDCDDWVTYLEAQIPDFFNTQKQVDKLRQLKREASDLRKKALEEQKNYGLLASMKTPPATPVKVNSSQDIKAEENLENVKKRILTSTKSPAKKHKKC; encoded by the coding sequence ATGAGTGTGCAAGAGCGAGATCCAGTCCAGAATATAATGTCTTCCGTTGCCCGACCAGTAGGGACTTCTTCGAACGAATATCATGGATGTGAACAGACGCCTTCACCAAAGGCTAGTAGGTCTCCATCTTCATTAGAATTACTGCAACAAGAGCTGAGAACTGAGCGACTGACAGCAATATGTGAACTAAATACCGAGAACAAGACactgcagcagatcaaccGACTGCTGAATAGATCACGAAGAATAATAATGCTGACAGGGGCCGGCATCTCGTGCAATGCGGGGATTCCTGACTTTAGATCATCATCCGGGTTGTACGATTTAGTAAAAAAGCAGTTTCCTGAACTTCCGCTCATGTCTGGACAGGAGATGTTTGATATCTCATTGTTTCGAGAtgaattgaagatatcagCCTTTGCGACCTTCATGGAAAGGCTGTATTCCAGTGTGCAAATGGCACGTCCTACTAAAACACATAAATTCATCGCGCATCTCAAGGATAGGAACAAGTTATTGAGATGCTATACACAGAATATTGACGGCTTGGAAGAGGATCTGGGTTTGGCGATGTCCAAGAGTGACAAAGACGGCATAGCGATAGCGGGTTTCAATTCTCGTTGGAAAAATTATGACGTCGTTCAATTGCACGGAGATTTAAAATCTCTGGCGTGTACAAGATGCTTTCACGTCTTCGAGTGGAGCAGGTATTGGTGCCGTTCTTTCAGAAGAGGTGAGCTTCCTACATGTCCAACCTGCGAGGAAGAAAGTTTCAAAAGAGTGCAGCAGGGAAAGAGGCAGAGCGGCGTCGTAGGATTCCTGAGACCGAACGTCGTGCTCTATGGTGAAAACCATCCAGGGTGTGAGTTCATAGCGCAGGGCCTCAACCTAGACGTACAAAGGGGGAGACCAGATTTCTTCATTGTTATGGGAACCAGCCTGAGAGTAGATGGTGTGAAAAGACTAGTGAGACAAATCAGCAGGCAAGTACATGAGCGTGGTGGTATTGTAATTTTAATAAACAAGACGACGATCGGCGACTCCTCATGGAATGGAGTTATAGATTACCAAATCCTATGCGATTGTGACGACTGGGTCACATACCTGGAGGCACAAATCcctgatttcttcaataccCAGAAACAGGTAGATAAACTAAGGCAACTGAAAAGGGAAGCCAGCGACCTAAGAAAGAAAGCCCTTGAAGAGCAAAAGAACTATGGACTACTGGCATCAATGAAGACTCCACCGGCAACACCCGTCAAGGTGAATTCATCCCAAGACATAAAGGCTGAGGAAAACCTCGAAAACGTTAAAAAACGGATTCTCACTTCTACAAAGTCTCCAGCCAAGAAACACAAGAAATGTTAG
- the RKM4 gene encoding ribosomal lysine N-methyltransferase (ancestral locus Anc_5.616), producing MDGYGQATDAFGLWLKEVAQVRMSAKIAIADLRHANQGRCVIARQAIDRQEVLFEIPRSAIFNVSTSRLACRFPELKSRLLNEIGHWEGLVVCMLYEMKVVREGSVWWAYFQVLPRPDEINSLMYWSDEQLKGLKPSLIVQRVGVEEARQMYQRVVNYIKEFGPSVSDELGSVSWSDFVYVASVIMSHSFDVQVVDAKDQDTEGTTNIASDGYMKSMIPLADTLNADTRKCNANLIYDVKSLKMCATKRISAGEQLYNIYGDHPNAELLRRYGYVEWGGSKFDFGELPMETVLKVLQEEYRIDMAELTRIIDFIKASSLIADAFEGEEVVLGAYDCYSDGQIVPECVVFLQIICVLTQTPDVKSLDVEGMERMLLRIAKKCLQLVESGRITKSCAKLSECVIEARLREYPSHAFREISPDHYAISDIDSLRQRMAEKVLQSEVISLQNCVKSLEHNYKVIPDAKLLDSITKRKLPENDNKKVKRVKR from the coding sequence ATGGATGGGTATGGGCAGGCCACAGATGCGTTTGGCTTGTGGTTGAAGGAGGTTGCGCAGGTGCGAATGTCGGCCAAGATCGCGATCGCAGATTTGAGACATGCTAATCAAGGCCGCTGTGTGATCGCCAGGCAAGCCATTGACAGGCAGGAGGTACTTTTTGAGATTCCTAGGTCTGCGATCTTCAATGTGTCTACTTCACGGCTTGCCTGCAGGTTTCCGGAGCTGAAAAGCAGGCTGCTGAATGAGATTGGTCATTGGGAAGGGCTAGTGGTGTGCATGCTGTACGAGATGAAGGTTGTGAGAGAGGGCAGTGTTTGGTGGGCGTATTTCCAGGTGCTGCCCAGGCCTGACGAGATCAATTCGCTGATGTACTGGAGCGATGAACAGTTGAAAGGGTTGAAGCCTTCACTTATAGTGCAGAGGGTCGGGGTTGAGGAAGCCAGACAGATGTACCAGAGGGTGGTGAACTATATCAAGGAATTTGGCCCGTCTGTGAGTGACGAACTAGGCAGTGTTTCATGGTCTGATTTTGTTTACGTGGCAAGCGTTATCATGTCGCACTCGTTTGACGTTCAGGTGGTAGACGCCAAAGACCAGGATACTGAGGGGACCACCAACATAGCCAGCGATGGGTACATGAAGTCTATGATTCCGTTGGCGGATACTTTGAATGCGGATACCCGTAAGTGTAACGCCAATTTGATCTACGACGTAAAGTCGCTAAAGATGTGTGCGACGAAACGGATTTCCGCGGGCGAGCAGTTGTACAACATCTATGGGGATCATCCCAACGcagagctgctgagaagGTATGGCTACGTGGAATGGGGCGGTTCGAAGTTCGATTTTGGAGAACTGCCAATGGAAACAGTGCTGAAAGTACTGCAGGAGGAATACCGAATAGATATGGCGGAGCTCACGCGGATCATAGATTTCATAAAGGCTAGCAGCCTGATAGCTGATGCGTTTGAAGGCGAGGAAGTTGTGCTGGGTGCGTACGATTGTTACTCTGATGGCCAGATTGTACCAGAATGTGTGGTCTTTCTACAGATCATATGCGTTCTAACACAGACGCCAGATGTGAAATCGCTGGACGTCGAAGGGATGGAAAGAATGCTCTTGCGAATTGCTAAGAAGTGCCTGCAGTTGGTAGAGAGCGGAAGGATTACAAAAAGCTGCGCTAAACTGAGCGAGTGTGTCATCGAAGCTCGTCTGAGAGAGTACCCAAGCCATGCATTTCGGGAAATCTCACCGGACCATTATGCTATCTCAGATATCGATTCCCTGCGGCAAAGAATGGCTGAAAAGGTTCTGCAAAGTGAAGTAATATCGCTGCAGAACTGCGTCAAGTCGCTGGAGCATAACTACAAAGTGATACCCGATGCAAAGCTACTAGATAGCATCACTAAAAGGAAGCTCCCGGAAAATGACAACAAGAAGGTAAAGCGAGTCAAGCGCTGA
- the STI1 gene encoding Hsp90 cochaperone STI1 (ancestral locus Anc_5.617): protein MSSAEEFKQQGNAAFVAKDYAKAVELFGKAIEASEQANHVLYSNRSACYSSLKKFKEALEDAEECVKISPSWAKGYNRVGAAQFGLGKLEDAEKAYKKALELDSSNKAAKDGLEQVQKSQQSRQQMPDLGLGQMFNDPNLIEKLKNNPKTAELMKDPQLVAKLAQYRTNPQAISQDLFSDTRLMTIMAALMGIDLNMGAASDAQSAPEAPMNTAAEPAETTSSSEPESKKEEPEKKETEPEAMEVDENGSQLAAEEEKAEGNKLYKARKFDQAIEHYSKAWELHKDITYLNNRAAAEYEKGEYETAVETLTKAVEEGRELRADYKIIAKSFARIGNAYHKLGDLKKSIEFYQKSLTEHRNADVLNKLRNAEKELKKQEAEKYIDPEKAEEARLQGKEYFSNADWPNAVKAYTEMIKRAPEDARGYSNRAAALAKLMSFPEAITDCDRAIEKDPNFIRAYIRKASAQIAVKEFAAAIETLNAARSKDSEVNNGANAREIDQLFIKANSQRFQPGDANETPEQTYQRAMKDPEVAAIMQDPVMQSILQQAQQNPAALQEHMQNPEVFRKIQTLIAAGIIRTGPR from the coding sequence ATGTCAAGCGCTGAAGAGTTTAAACAGCAGGGAAACGCTGCTTTTGTTGCTAAGGACTATGCGAAGGCCGTGGAGCTCTTCGGAAAGGCTATCGAGGCTTCCGAACAAGCAAATCATGTGTTGTATTCTAACAGATCTGCGTGTTACTCgtcgttgaagaagtttaaGGAAGCGTTGGAAGACGCTGAGGAGTGTGTCAAAATCAGTCCCAGCTGGGCTAAAGGCTACAACCGTGTGGGTGCAGCGCAGTTTGGATTAGGGAAGTTGGAAGATGCAGAGAAAGCTTACAAGAAAGCTTTGGAACTAGACAGTAGCAATAAAGCAGCGAAGGATGGATTGGAACAGGTGCAGAAGAGCCAGCAGTCCAGACAGCAGATGCCCGACTTGGGTCTGGGACAGATGTTCAACGATCCGAATttgatcgagaaattgaagaacaacCCAAAGACAGCGGAGCTGATGAAAGATCCTCAGTTGGTAGCAAAGCTGGCACAATACAGAACGAACCCACAGGCCATCAGCCAGGACCTGTTCAGTGATACGCGATTGATGACCATCATGGCGGCTTTGATGGGGATCGATTTGAATATGGGAGCGGCTAGCGATGCGCAATCTGCTCCAGAAGCACCAATGAACACTGCTGCTGAGCCAGCGGAGACCACATCCTCAAGCGAACCAGaaagcaagaaggaagagccagagaagaaggagacTGAACCAGAGGCCATGGAAGTGGACGAAAACGGATCCCAACTGGCTGCAGAAGAGGAGAAGGCAGAAGGTAACAAGCTATACAAGGCTCGTAAGTTCGATCAGGCAATCGAGCACTATAGCAAAGCCTGGGAACTGCACAAGGACATCACTTACCTAAACAACCGTGCGGCTGCAGAGTACGAAAAGGGTGAATATGAAACTGCCGTCGAAACTTTGACCAAGGCTGTTGAAGAGGGTAGGGAATTGAGAGCCGATTACAAGATCATTGCAAAATCATTCGCTCGTATTGGTAATGCTTACCACAAGTTGGgagacttgaagaagtcgatTGAATTCTATCAGAAATCATTAACTGAACACAGAAACGCAGATGTTCTAAACAAGCTGAGAAACGCAgagaaggagttgaagaagcaagaGGCAGAGAAATATATTGATCCTGAGAAGGCTGAAGAGGCTCGTTTGCAAGGTAAGGAATACTTCTCTAATGCCGATTGGCCAAACGCAGTTAAAGCATATACTGAAATGATCAAGAGAGCACCAGAGGACGCCAGAGGTTACTCGAACAGAGCTGCAGCTTTGGCCAAATTAATGTCTTTCCCAGAGGCCATTACAGACTGCGACAGAGCCATCGAGAAAGATCCAAACTTCATCAGGGCTTACATTAGAAAGGCAAGCGCCCAAATAGCTGTCAAAGAATTTGCAGCTGCTATAGAGACATTAAATGCGGCTCGCTCAAAGGACAGTGAAGTGAACAACGGCGCAAACGCTAGAGAAATCgatcagctcttcatcaaagctAACAGCCAGAGATTTCAACCCGGGGACGCCAATGAAACGCCAGAGCAGACATACCAAAGAGCCATGAAAGATCCTGAAGTTGCTGCCATTATGCAAGACCCAGTTATGCAAAGCATACTTCAACAAGCTCAGCAAAACCCAGCAGCTCTGCAAGAGCACATGCAAAACCCAGAAGTCTTTAGAAAGATTCAAACTTTGATCGCTGCCGGTATCATTCGTACGGGCCCACGCTGA
- the PEX29 gene encoding Pex29p (ancestral locus Anc_5.614) has translation MESVTSFFWHEGQKVSGSSVMPEKRGSGKEQSGKGNNVEAGIPGAVAGSGSSVQKLMTDTLIEKIMKMALPPTTEMGMESLETRIAAARERPNLSVQIMSRNFVLMNSRLSLPFTMVDEVNKIFGWSNPAYTISIILIYSYVVLKPIPTITSIPIFYLLFGVMVPQFLYIHKPNGSPFLDTNMRPAEGPPLRKAEVPKPVPELSQEFILNLTDLQNRLLLYVKTYDFLNAFLAKFAFFTDEKISSVAFVLLLLVGLVNALFMDFFARFMPIKATLLLLGWSFAILMHPHNRERFFSTVYSEETRLNLLALTNRYEKLVNEQLRYMEAREHRVVAVYEIQSFKQCKEWVPVGYSSDDFTLFSKLRLSQEKIEDHCAQSLDEVKPPVDWDWLDGTNWALDLDPTEWLEDGFVEYIDVDLGTKWVYDLNIDGTRGGYRRRMWTNLCVRKIEFESEAGIPEDSKTPTNTSAKPEAIARGSPRVTRGSMSGSIHSDDNLKAGRPSMKKSGSNLSVNSQLSTANSIPSLSKESSKAIDSLTNVLNCD, from the coding sequence ATGGAATCAGTAACCAGTTTCTTCTGGCATGAAGGGCAGAAGGTTAGTGGGTCATCGGTAATGCCAGAGAAACGTGGCTCTGGTAAGGAACAGTCTGGGAAGGGCAATAATGTTGAAGCAGGCATCCCGGGAGCCGTTGCAGGCTCAGGTTCAAGCGttcagaagctgatgaCTGACACCttgatcgagaagatcATGAAGATGGCGCTACCACCAACCACTGAAATGGGCATGGAAAGCCTTGAGACAAGAATAGCAGCAGCCAGGGAAAGACCAAACCTGTCAGTGCAGATTATGAGCCGAAACTTTGTGCTGATGAACTCACGGCTCAGTTTGCCTTTCACAATGGTAGACGAGGTGAACAAGATATTCGGGTGGTCTAATCCGGCGTACACGATCTCAATTATCTTGATTTACAGCTACGTGGTGTTGAAACCGATCCCAACGATAACGTCCATTCCGATCTTTTACCTGCTGTTCGGCGTAATGGTTCCTCAGTTCCTCTATATCCACAAGCCGAACGGGTCGCCATTTCTGGATACGAATATGCGGCCAGCGGAAGGTCCTCCACTGAGAAAGGCTGAAGTCCCCAAGCCGGTGCCGGAATTGAGCCAGGAGTTCATCCTGAATTTGACCGATCTCCAGAACCGCCTTTTGTTATATGTGAAAACCTACGACTTCCTGAATGCTTTCCTAGCGAAGTTTGCCTTCTTTACggatgaaaagatctcATCTGTGGCGTTCGTTCTGCTATTGTTGGTCGGCCTGGTGAATGCCCTCTTCATGGACTTTTTCGCTAGATTCATGCCCATCAAGGCGACCTTGTTGCTTCTGGGCTGGTCCTTCGCAATACTTATGCACCCGCATAATCGAGAGAGATTCTTCTCAACAGTATATTCAGAAGAGACACGGCTGAATTTACTGGCGCTAACGAATAGATACGAGAAACTTGTTAATGAACAATTACGTTACATGGAAGCCAGGGAGCATCGCGTGGTAGCGGTATATGAAATACAGAGCTTTAAGCAATGCAAGGAATGGGTGCCTGTCGGGTACTCAAGTGATGATTTTACTCTGTTTTCAAAATTGCGGTTAAGTCAGGAAAAGATCGAAGACCATTGTGCACAATCCTTGGACGAGGTAAAGCCGCCTGTTGACTGGGACTGGCTCGACGGCACGAATTGGGCATTGGACTTGGATCCGACCGAATGGCTTGAAGATGGATTTGTCGAATATATTGACGTTGACCTGGGCACCAAATGGGTCTATGATCTCAATATCGACGGTACGAGAGGTGGATACCGCAGAAGAATGTGGACTAATTTGTGCGTTCGAAAGATAGAATTTGAATCTGAGGCGGGCATACCAGAAGATTCCAAGACTCCCACTAATACATCCGCTAAACCGGAAGCCATTGCTCGCGGCTCTCCTAGGGTAACGAGAGGTTCTATGTCCGGATCAATACATTCGGATGATAATCTCAAGGCCGGAAGACCAAGCATGAAGAAGAGCGGCTCTAACCTATCGGTGAACAGCCAACTGAGTACCGCGAACAGCATTCCTTCACTGAGTAaggaatcttcaaaagccATCGACAGCTTGACGAATGTCCTAAACTGCGATTGA
- the BUB3 gene encoding Bub3p (ancestral locus Anc_5.615), which translates to MVTARDRIVEIPESPSDFISDISLLGEQLAVSCWDGSLSIYDYDTKEQKVALNTRLQHQFPLLSCCYVAGGHGRQIYVGSVQGEVLEADFELERFIPVSKNVAELGVSSMCSFREQLLCGSWDGSLQVVNCAENSVDLHWKLSDRSKILAMDLNEDRLIVATTGNKVRWFPLPLQPSDGTEVESGLKYQARKIRLTPAGDGYVTSSLDGRVAVEYFDDESRKFAFRCHRMNLVDTNMVFPVNALSFRPGTEILYTGGSDGCVSCWNLHTRKKLEQLPKFNENSVVRMECNDKVLCVATSDDSFKTSATKDEKFNLQSSRIYLVFL; encoded by the coding sequence ATGGTGACGGCCAGAGATCGAATAGTTGAGATTCCAGAATCGCCATCAGACTTTATTAGCGATATCTCGCTGCTGGGCGAACAGTTGGCAGTTAGTTGCTGGGACGGGTCCCTGTCCATATACGATTATGACACTAAGGAACAGAAGGTGGCTCTGAATACCCGGTTGCAACACCAATTCCCGCTGCTGAGCTGCTGCTATGTTGCTGGAGGCCACGGAAGACAGATATATGTGGGTAGCGTGCAAGGCGAAGTTCTGGAGGCCGATTTTGAGCTTGAGCGGTTTATTCCAGTGAGCAAGAATGTTGCAGAGTTAGGAGTTTCGTCCATGTGTTCGTTCCGGGAGCAACTTCTGTGTGGGTCCTGGGATGGCTCTTTGCAGGTGGTCAATTGCGCAGAAAACAGCGTCGATCTTCACTGGAAGTTGAGTGATCGGTCGAAGATCCTGGCAATGGACTTGAATGAAGACAGGCTGATAGTAGCTACCACCGGGAACAAGGTGCGATGGTTTCCGCTGCCGTTGCAGCCCAGCGATGGGACCGAGGTTGAATCTGGACTGAAATATCAGGCAAGAAAAATCAGACTAACGCCTGCAGGCGACGGGTATGTCACAAGTTCGCTCGATGGGCGGGTGGCCGTGGAGTATTTTGACGATGAGTCTCGAAAATTCGCCTTTAGGTGCCACAGGATGAATCTGGTCGATACAAATATGGTGTTCCCTGTTAACGCGCTGAGCTTTCGTCCTGGAACAGAAATACTCTACACTGGGGGTTCCGATGGTTGTGTTTCTTGCTGGAACCTGCACACCCggaagaagctggagcagCTGCCAAAATTTAACGAGAACAGTGTCGTTAGAATGGAGTGCAATGACAAGGTACTCTGTGTGGCCACCTCAGACGATTCCTTCAAGACAAGCGCAaccaaagatgaaaaatttaaTTTACAATCGAGTAGAATCTATTTAGTTTTCCTGTGA
- the SNM1 gene encoding Snm1p (ancestral locus Anc_5.613), translating to MNRVEAQKFRDKQISQKYNLIHLLPTLNVPELSGLYLKSFLTATKRYQLQLPSLIGESEAKFCGSCGCVRIPQRNSRLSVIEEVEANVPSRKLQYTCLHCKHAATFPLVELSKESVPDQEPTSEKFTATWPRREKVAGKVEKNSSKIRAKKRKMNSLSSLLSKKNEEREKRSSSSLSLESFMQRK from the coding sequence ATGAACCGTGTGGAGGCTCAGAAGTTCAGGGATAAGCAGATTTCCCAGAAATATAACCTCATACACTTGCTGCCGACGCTAAATGTACCAGAATTATCGGGACTGTACTTGAAGAGCTTCCTTACTGCCACGAAGCGTTACCAGTTACAACTACCGTCTCTTATTGGAGAATCAGAGGCTAAGTTCTGTGGATCATGCGGCTGTGTGAGAATACCCCAGCGTAATTCCCGATTATCAGTCATCGAGGAAGTAGAAGCCAATGTgccatcaagaaagcttcaataCACATGCCTTCATTGCAAACATGCGGCTACGTTCCCGCTTGTAGAGCTCTCGAAGGAATCTGTTCCAGATCAGGAACCAACCAGTGAGAAGTTTACAGCAACTTGGCCACGACGGGAGAAAGTAGCAGGcaaagttgagaagaatagCTCAAAGATAAGagccaagaagaggaaaatgaaCTCTTTATCTAGTCTTctctccaagaagaatgaagagAGGGAGAAACGCagttcatcatcattaAGCTTAGAGAGTTTCATGCAACGGAAATAA